The DNA segment CTCGCACAACTCAACGACGCGCAACGTCAAGGCGTGCTGCATACCGAAGGCCCGCTCCTGCTCCTTGCCGGTGCGGGAAGCGGAAAGACGCTCGTCATCACGACGAAGATAGCATATCTCATCCGCGAGGGCGTCGCGCCCGAGGATATACTCGCGGTCACGTTCACCAATAAAGCGGCAGGCGAAATGAAAGCGCGGGTGACAAGGATGCTCCCCGATATACGGGCATATCGCCTCTGGGTGCGTACCTTTCATTCGACATGCCTTCGCATACTGAAAGCGCATGCACAAGCGGCCGGGTACACGAACAATTTCGTCGTGCTCGACGAAAGCGACCGCGAGGCCGCGCTCAAGAAGGCGATGAAGGACGGGAATATCATCCTCCCTGCGACACTCAAGGTCTCGGCGGTCGCACGTGCGATATCCGATGCGAAGAACAACTGCATTACGCCCAAGGAGTTCCGGAAGAACATACGCGGCGGTTACGGACATCAGGCCGTCATCGCCGATGCGTATGCGCGCTATCAGGCGTTCATCGTGAAAGAGAACGCGATGGATTTCGATGACCTTATCATGAACACGATATTCCTTTTCGAGACGCATCCGGAGATACTCGCGTCGTACCGACATGCATGGCGCTATGTTCTTATCGATGAATTCCAGGACACCAATGTGTCGCAGTACCGTCTCGTTCGGCTGCTTGCCGACGAGAAGAGCAATATCACCGTTGTCGGCGATGACGATCAGAGCATTTACTCGTTCCGCGGCGCGGAAGTGAAGCACATCCTCGATTTCCCGAAGCATTTCGGGGACTGCGCGGTGATACGCCTTGAGGAGAATTACCGCTGCCCGGACACCATCGTTCATGCGGCGTTCTCCATTGTGCAGAACAACCGCCGCCGCCATAGAAAGGATCTGTTCTCAAAGAAAACATCGAAACATCCCATCGAGCTCATCTCGTTTGCTACCGATCGCGATGAGGCGGCCTATATCGCCGGCGAAGTGGAGAACCTCTTTTCCGCGGGAACGGAGGCGCATGACATCGCGATACTCTTCCGCACGAACGCACAGTCGCGATTGTTCGAAAAGGAATTCGTCGCGAGAAAGATACCCTACACGATAGTCGGCGGTTTCAAATTCTATGAACGCGCGGAAGTGAAGGATGCCATCGCCTTCCTGCGGCTGATAACGTACGGCTCGGACAATATCAGCTTCCGGCGCGTCATCAATACGCCGCCGCGCGGCATGGGCGAGAAGAGCGTGGATATGCTCGAGGCGTTCGCTGCGAAGCATGCCATCCCGCTTTTTGCAGCGCTCGATCGTCTCGATGAGATCGATTTTTCCGAAAAAGGGCGAAAACGTCTCGCGGCATTCCGCGATCTGATACGCTCGTACACGCAGACGTTCGCATCCACGGAGCTCGTGAGCACGCATGTGCGCGCGTTCATGGATGATATCGATTATTATTCAATACACAAGGACGAATGGCGGGCGGAAGAGGCGAAGGAGAACGTGGCGCAGTTAAGCGAAGCGATAGACGAGTACTGCGCGGCGACCCCCGGGGCAACGCTCGCGCAATTCCTTGAGGAAGCGCAGCTCTACTCCTCGGCCGACGAATCAGCGGGCGATACGGTG comes from the Spirochaetota bacterium genome and includes:
- a CDS encoding UvrD-helicase domain-containing protein, which produces MDDLAQLNDAQRQGVLHTEGPLLLLAGAGSGKTLVITTKIAYLIREGVAPEDILAVTFTNKAAGEMKARVTRMLPDIRAYRLWVRTFHSTCLRILKAHAQAAGYTNNFVVLDESDREAALKKAMKDGNIILPATLKVSAVARAISDAKNNCITPKEFRKNIRGGYGHQAVIADAYARYQAFIVKENAMDFDDLIMNTIFLFETHPEILASYRHAWRYVLIDEFQDTNVSQYRLVRLLADEKSNITVVGDDDQSIYSFRGAEVKHILDFPKHFGDCAVIRLEENYRCPDTIVHAAFSIVQNNRRRHRKDLFSKKTSKHPIELISFATDRDEAAYIAGEVENLFSAGTEAHDIAILFRTNAQSRLFEKEFVARKIPYTIVGGFKFYERAEVKDAIAFLRLITYGSDNISFRRVINTPPRGMGEKSVDMLEAFAAKHAIPLFAALDRLDEIDFSEKGRKRLAAFRDLIRSYTQTFASTELVSTHVRAFMDDIDYYSIHKDEWRAEEAKENVAQLSEAIDEYCAATPGATLAQFLEEAQLYSSADESAGDTVTLMTVHNAKGLEYAAVFLTGLENGVFPHYFSMESPDGLEEERRLCYVGMTRAKERLYLTNVHLRMTARGMTTCSPSLFLQELPEGAVVTRDIGSYGNMSVDIDDDAFAY